A stretch of DNA from Cellulomonas xiejunii:
CCCCTGTCGGTAGTGCCAGGTCCACCACCGGTCCGGGTCCTGCCCCTCCTGACCCGGACCGGCGCACGACGCCACCGTGGAGCCGATCACCCACGACCCCGGAGGCAGCCATGCGCAAGCCCGTCCACCGACCCCCGTCCGTCGCACGGACCGCGGCACGCGCCGCGCGCTGGAGCGCCACCCACCCGTGGTGGGCGATCGGCGGCTGGTTCGCGCTCGTCGTGGCGTGCGCCGCCCTGAGCGTCCTGGTGCCCGCGCAGACGATCGAGGACGCGGACGACCGCGTCGGCGGCTCGGGCCGCGCGGCGGCGTGGACGACCGAGGCGGGCCTCGACGACCCCGACGCCGAGCTCGTCCTGCTCACCGCGGCCGGCGACGGGGCACCCGACAGGACCGCACTCGACGCGGGTGCGCGCGACGTGGTGCGGGTCCTGGCCGGCAGGCCGGGCGTCGCCGGCGTCGGGGACCCCGTGACCTCCCCCGACGGGTCGGCGGTGCTGGTCACGGTGGAGCTGGAGCCCGCGGTCGACGACGTCACCGACCTGCAGGCGGCGGTCACCGACGTGGCGGCGGACCATCCCGGCCTCACGGTCCGGGTGGCCGGCGAGGTCTCGCTCGCGGACGCGATCGACGAGCGGGTCGCGCAGGACCTCACGTCCGCCGAGGTCGTGTCGCTGCCCGTCACGCTGCTGCTCATGGTGCTGGCCTTCGGGGCGCTGGTGGCAGCCGGGATCCCGGTGCTGCTCGCCGTCTCGAGCGTCGCGGCGACGCTCGGCCTGTCCGCGGTCGTGTCGCACGTCGTCCCGGCGGAGCCGACGGTCGCGAGCATGGTCGTGCTCATCGGCATGGCCGTCGGCGTGGACTACTCGCTCTTCTACCTCAAGCGGGAGCGCGAGGAGCGCGCCAAGGGGCGCTCGACCCTCGACGCCGTCGAGATCGCGGCCCAGACGTCGGGACACGCGATCGCGGTGTCCGGCGTCGCCGTCATCGTCTCCCTCGCCGCGCTGTACCTCCTGCAGCTCGCGACCTTCGACTCGCTCGCGACCGGCGCGGTGCTCGTCGTCGCCGTGTCGGTGGTCGGCTCGATCACGGTCCTGCCGGCGCTGCTGGTGACGCTCGGGCGGTGGGTCGACCGTCCGCGCGTCCCTCTGCTGTGGCGCGTGAACCGCAGGATCGGGCCCGGTGGCATCAGCCGTCGCGTGCTGGCGCCGGCCGTGCGTCACCCGCTCGCCGCGGTGGTCGTCGCCGGTGTCGTCTGCGGGGTCCTCGCCGCGCCCGCCCTGGGCCTGCGGCTGCACGGCGCGGACCTCGGGACGCTCCCGCCGGACGTGGCCGAGGTCAGCACGTTGACGCAGGTGGGCGAGGCCTTCCCGTCGCGTGGGTCGACGGTGGACGTCGTCGTGCGGAGCGCCTCCGCGCAGCAGGACGAGGTCGCGGGCGCACTGCGGTTCCTGGAGGCGACAGCCGTGGGCTCCGGCCGCTTCCAGGACCTGGGCGTGCCCGCCCTGGCCGCCGCCGACGACGGGCGCACGCACGTGCTCACGCTCGCGGTGCCGCTCGAGAGCGCCGACCCGGCGCTCGACGACGTGGTGCGGGACCTGCGCGAGGACCTCGTGCCCGCGGCGCTCGCCGGCCTGGACGTCGAGCACGCAGTGGGCGGCTGGCCCGCGTACGACCTCGACCACACCGAGCGGCAGTCCCAGCGGATGCCCTGGGTGATCGGGGTGGTCCTCCTCCTGACGTGCGTGACGATGGCGGTGTCGTTCCGCAGCACGTCGGTCGCCCTGGTCTCCACGGCCCTGAACCTGCTGTCGGTCGGCGTCGCGTTCGGCGTGCTGCGGATGGTCTTCCAGGAGGGCTGGTTCGCCGGGGCGCTCGGTTTCACGAGCCCGGGG
This window harbors:
- a CDS encoding MMPL family transporter, which gives rise to MRKPVHRPPSVARTAARAARWSATHPWWAIGGWFALVVACAALSVLVPAQTIEDADDRVGGSGRAAAWTTEAGLDDPDAELVLLTAAGDGAPDRTALDAGARDVVRVLAGRPGVAGVGDPVTSPDGSAVLVTVELEPAVDDVTDLQAAVTDVAADHPGLTVRVAGEVSLADAIDERVAQDLTSAEVVSLPVTLLLMVLAFGALVAAGIPVLLAVSSVAATLGLSAVVSHVVPAEPTVASMVVLIGMAVGVDYSLFYLKREREERAKGRSTLDAVEIAAQTSGHAIAVSGVAVIVSLAALYLLQLATFDSLATGAVLVVAVSVVGSITVLPALLVTLGRWVDRPRVPLLWRVNRRIGPGGISRRVLAPAVRHPLAAVVVAGVVCGVLAAPALGLRLHGADLGTLPPDVAEVSTLTQVGEAFPSRGSTVDVVVRSASAQQDEVAGALRFLEATAVGSGRFQDLGVPALAAADDGRTHVLTLAVPLESADPALDDVVRDLREDLVPAALAGLDVEHAVGGWPAYDLDHTERQSQRMPWVIGVVLLLTCVTMAVSFRSTSVALVSTALNLLSVGVAFGVLRMVFQEGWFAGALGFTSPGFVIDWVPLFVMVVLVGLSMDYHVFVLSRVRERVLRGVEPQAAVRDGIADSAGVITSAAAVMVSVFAIFATLSMLELKMLGVALAVAILVDATIIRLVLLPGILTLLGERVWRRSLPPTSPAVTVPVGPLETPMAAR